Genomic DNA from Triticum dicoccoides isolate Atlit2015 ecotype Zavitan chromosome 4B, WEW_v2.0, whole genome shotgun sequence:
TTTCAGCTTTATTTCATCCTAATGTCAAGCGTATTTTGAAATCTATATATACCTTGGGACTTCAGCAAGAATTCCAGTTCTTGTGCGTGCTGATCAGCGCCGACAGCAATCCGGCGGACGCCGTCAGCGTGGAGCTACCGAGCAACCCTTTCCCGTTAGTCACGTCCCCTAGCGCCATGAAGGCATCCGCCACGTCCTGCACAACGGACAGACGCTTCAGCAGCAGCTTCCCCCGCATCGTCCTCACCGCCTCGTTCTCCTCCCCACAACCCTCCGCCAGCCGCATCTTGATTGAAGACTCCATCTTCGTCACCTCTTCCAGCTTGATGGTGATGGAGCCGGCGTAGCCCAGCAGCTCGGCCCAGGCGCTGAGGCGCTGGAGGCGGGGGAGGAGGTGCGCCGGGAGGAGGCCAGCTTTCGCGAGCCAGACGAACTGCTCGATGAAGTAGTAGACGCCCTCGCCGCCGTAGGCGAGGAGCACGAAGGGCGGAGGGAGGGGGCCGGGGTGCGCGCGGAGGGCGTTGACGTCCTGGACGAACTTGCCGAGGCGGAAGGCCTTGCGGCTGAGGCCGAGGCTGGACTCGAAGGACTTGAGGCGCGCGGAGGCCGGCGGGGGCAGCGGCCCTGCGGCGAGGGCGAGGCGCGCGGCGTAGCGTGAGATCTTGAGGAGCTTGTCGACGCCGTCGCGGCGGGCCAGGTAGGCCTCGAGGTGGGCGAGGAAGTCGCGGGGAGGAGGGCGCGCTGCGGCGGTGGTCTTGCGAGCCTCCGAGGCCATGGCGGCTGTTGGGTGGGGCGGCGGGGAGGTACCGGTGGGCTGTGGTTGCGTACGCTATGCGTGTATGATGCGGGGTAGTTGCCGTGTGGTGGCACGCCGGATCGGTTGGAGACTTGGAGTCGACGACCAAGGCAGGAGAGGAGAAGAGGACGAATCATTGGACTAGCGGTGCGGACCCGCGTGTCAGCGTGAGAACTCGGCTGGGCATTATCCCCCATTCGCTGTTTGGTGTTTTTAGCACTTTGCGTTGGGTCTCATTGACATTTACACATTGTTTGATTGCTTGCATTGCATCAATGGTCAGATTAGAACTTGTTGTTTGGTTGTTCATATTTGTGCTTCAGAAATGAGCAGATGTAAAGCACAACTGCTTAACTGTGTGCAAGTAGTTGTTCTGTTCACCCCTTTCAAATGTAGTGGTCTTATTTCTCAGATGTAGCACTTCATATCAGACATATAAGAACAACACATCACACAAGAGCAACAGTCATAAGCAGCTATTAAGCAGTGCATAAATACTAATACGATATAAGTTTAAGACTGCAGGGCATCTAATATCCCTACACGACCTTAGGGTGTTGAACCCTGGGCAAAAAATACAGTTTCACAGCAAGTTTAGACGACCGATGCTAACAAGTTCAGACTAGACTAACTGGCAAACTAGAGGGCACGCTTGATGTCACCCAAGCAGTTGTGCTTCTCGCACCTGACCCTGCACATGATTGAGCTGCAGGTGTTGTAGACTTGCACCTTCAAGTCTAGCCCGGAGAGCCGCAGGATAAGCAGGTCGCCAGGGGCTATCTTGTGACGCTGCCAGAAGTAGTCTCAGCCCCTCCCAAGCACCATCTGCCCCTGAAATGTTTGGACATGCACCCATTGTTGGAAGAGAAGTTGAAGACGCGAGGAGGGTTGAGGTCTAGCCATCTCTTCATCACCGCCCTGAAGGCAAGTGGGATGACCAGCAAGGCGATGTCTTCCTCGTCCATGATCTGCATGTAGAACCTGATCAGCTCCCTTGCACCCTCCTCGTGGTGGAGCCTAGGCCTCCTGCCAACTCCCAGCGACTGGCACATGGCAGCTACCTCTGTCCGGCACCTCATCCCTCCTAAGCCAACGGTTGGTGGGGATGATGTCCTCGGCATCCTCggtacctgttggggatataacccccgcATATAACCCTCCCTGAAAGGGCCGGGTTAGGCCGGTGGCGACTCTCGAAGCTAGGCCTCAGGCAGGCCCAAGTGATCAAGACACAGGGCCAGAGGAGCGGCTCACAAGATGGGTCGGCTTAAGGCCCAAGGCCAGAAGACGGCGCGTGGCCTGGAGGTGTAAGCCGCCCGATGATGACTTGTCATAGAAGGCAAGGCGACCTAGAGTCAGGATCGGCACGGAACATGACCCGACCCGGACTCTTGTAAGCCAGCGGCCTCGACCTGTATATAAAGGTGAGTCCCCGGCATAGAATAGGGCAAGTTACAATcaatcgatagctaggtcaagcgaatctactcccttgtaatcgatactcaagCAATAAGCAACAAGAGcatgagtaggcttttacctccgtcgtgaggggccgaacctgggtgaaCTCGTGTCTCTCGTCTCGCTCAACTGCGACAAGTTAATCACCGTTGCGatagcctcgcgactaagtcctttcactaggacatctgccgtgacaatgttgggaaacattgcatggaaaacaaaaaaaattctacgcacacgcaatatctatccaggaagatgcatagcaacgaaagggaagagtgtgtctacgtaccctcatagaccgtgagcggaagcgtttatcaatgcggttgatgtagtcgtataccTTCACGATCCAcccaatcaagtaccaaacatacgacacctccgcgctcagcacacgttcaactcgatgacgtccttgtcttcttgatccagcaagacgcgcgaagtagtagatgagttccggcagcatgacggtgtggtgatggtggtgaTGCAACTATCTTCGCAAGGCTTCGccgagcactacgaaaatatgaccgaggatgaactagagggagaggggcgccgcacatggctagggaATCATGGTGTGTTGTGCCCCTCTcccttcccacatatatataggtggagggggagaggaggcagccctaggcgcaccccctccctttccTTCCCTTAGGCATGGAGGAAAAGGGCGGGAGGGGGGCGGCGGCTTGCTGTAAGGGCATTTTTattccttagtagttttggtgattgatgacaatgcttttgcggactaatcatgtgcattgagcatttcagatatatcatgtctaaacACAAGACTATTTGGTGCCCTTCGGAGCTTATTAAAGACggtgtttctctatgtttctttttggtggatttgagtcgtaggaaagctgtactattaagagggggtccgcgttggaaaggtttggatgGAATCAACACGTACGCATCTGTTCCTTTTGCAcaacctttcctttggctctttggagcatcctccgtctctccgtgtctctgcaaaatgaaggactcctagtattGTTGAActgaggcatgcggtagtactgctcttcggagcggtagtaccacaggcccttgcggtagtaccggccaccagcgcggtagtaccgcgggtgctcacggtagtaccactccttaggagcggtagtaccgtaggctcaggccaggcgcagctgctcgagcggtagtaggggcggatgtaattttttacatccgcgccctacgcggtagtaccgctccatgggCGCGATAGTACCGTGGGCTCTAGCCAGGCAcagcagcatgagcggaagtaggggcggatgtaattttttacatccgcaccctacgCGGTAGTGCCGCTCCAGTCTTGCGATAATaccatgtcggatttttgcatagatcaaaactcagaagaagtagtcacggatgtatttttatatgtccgtgccttcccagcctagactattcctgccttgcggtagtaccgcaaggggcgcggtagtactgcgccagcggttctaccgctccctGCCTTAGCACATTAGGACTGGTCTTAGCCCCTGccatgccagcggtagtaccgctgttcgccatggtagtaccgcgagcccttgcggtagtaccgcttgtatggtgtggtagtaccgcgtgtcgcaggttgagttggtggataacggttggatttgttctttcACTATAAAAGGAGGGTCTTCTTCTTCGAGTTGattacctcttccatccccaagctccattgttgctctaagctccatttttgcccgttctctctccctagccaatcaaacttgttgattttctagggattggttgagaaggccccgatctacacttccaccaagagaaattggattcc
This window encodes:
- the LOC119296355 gene encoding peroxisomal membrane protein 11-3-like; the encoded protein is MASEARKTTAAARPPPRDFLAHLEAYLARRDGVDKLLKISRYAARLALAAGPLPPPASARLKSFESSLGLSRKAFRLGKFVQDVNALRAHPGPLPPPFVLLAYGGEGVYYFIEQFVWLAKAGLLPAHLLPRLQRLSAWAELLGYAGSITIKLEEVTKMESSIKMRLAEGCGEENEAVRTMRGKLLLKRLSVVQDVADAFMALGDVTNGKGLLGSSTLTASAGLLSALISTHKNWNSC